A region from the Vicia villosa cultivar HV-30 ecotype Madison, WI linkage group LG3, Vvil1.0, whole genome shotgun sequence genome encodes:
- the LOC131656176 gene encoding TSL-kinase interacting protein 1-like: protein MKAGRSKESKAVKASGKSGLKTRSTGVKNSSKKANKLDHKARGCSEELLSDKENQHFPVKESGGLCAEHPTEDTFHVKLREAPEVDLHPRRTLTSSAKIKLQLFPANEEIRTGLEKDGHNPYLELTLSGRKKISSVLRHIEKKWGSSSTAKGEPMLFPYDRMGNLSECRRWTINDSDTTATAVYAAVGNPSIFRLKYGWFNIHEPTSLGISSMLVPCVFGVQSRETATGRVANLKTLCDERDKIEATAEYKTTDMGNVTSEIEAQHMNKESTDPQDNEPKEGCSLQQTSLQWVDCLDNISIGGLLSEASLLGKFDSKLFGSNATSQTGHLISDSLDAFINCRINPPPVSTQSAGALRTSILDAEETCHAFALKKLSPLADVQTASATETVYSAARGQDASSNLFKLPCTDKVNDQVGLSQNPSSQKTQTDSMLSSRLFDDERSLGLTGINWNDSLGPFDLGMPAKKRIGGDGVSIGEFVK from the exons ATGAAAGCAGGGAGGTCGAAAGAAAGCAAAGCTGTTAAGGCTTCTGGAAAATCCGGTCTAAAAACAAGATCCACTGGAGTGAAAAATTCTTCCAAGAAAGCAAATAAATTGGATCACAAAGCAAGAG GTTGCAGTGAGGAATTGTTGTCTGACAAAGAGAATCAGCATTTTCCAGTTAAGGAATCTGGGGGATTGTGCGCAGAGCATCCTACTGAAGATACATTTCATGTGAAATTGAGAGAAGCTCCTGAAGTTGATCTTCATCCAAGACGAACACTCACTTCTTCTGCAAAAATCAAATTGCAGCTTTTTCCAGCAAATGAAGAAATTCGAACGGGACTTGAAAAG gaCGGGCATAATCCATACTTAGAACTTACGCTAAGTGGTAGAAAGAAAATTTCTTCAGTTCTAAGACACATTGAAAAGAAGTGGGGAAGTTCAAGTACAGCCAAAGGGGAGCCCATGCTATTTCCTTACGACAGAATGGGAAATCTATCTGAATGCAGAAGGTGGACGATTAATGATAGTGACACTACAGCCACAGCTGTCTATGCTGCTGTTGGAAACCCCTCAATTTTCCGGTTGAA GTATGGTTGGTTTAATATACATGAACCTACATCATTGGGTATATCCTCCATGCTGGTTCCCTGTGTGTTTGGCGTACAGTCACGAGAAACAGCCACAGGTCGCGTTGCTAATTTAAAGACTTTATGCGATGAGCGGGACAAGATTGAGGCAACTGCAGAATACAAAACAACTGACATGGGCAATGTAACAAGTGAAATTGAGGCTCAGCATATGAACAAGGAATCTACTGATCCTCAG GATAATGAGCCAAAAGAAGGTTGCAGCCTTCAACAAACATCATTGCAATGGGTTGATTGTCTAGACAATATAAGCATTGGTGGCCTCCTGTCCGAAGCATCATTACTTGGAAAGTTTGATTCAAAATTATTTGGCAGCAATGCTACCAGTCAAACAGGTCATTTAATATCAGATTCATTGGATGCTTTTATCAACTGCAGAATTAATCCTCCTCCTGTTTCAACACAATCTGCTGGAGCCTTGCGCACCTCAATATTGGATGCTGAAGAAACATGTCATGCATTTGCTCTTAAGAAGTTATCTCCCCTAGCAGATGTGCAAACTGCTAGTGCAACAGAAACAGTTTATTCTGCAGCCCGTGGTCAGGATGCATCTTCAAACTTATTCAAGCTTCCATGTACAGACAAG GTTAATGATCAAGTTGGACTTTCACAAAATCCCTCGTCTCAGAAGACTCAAACAGATTCGATGCTTTCTTCACGTTTGTTTGATGATGAAAGAAGTCTTGGGTTAACAGGCATCAACTGG